The Tachysurus fulvidraco isolate hzauxx_2018 chromosome 26, HZAU_PFXX_2.0, whole genome shotgun sequence genome segment TTTCTTAAACCCTTTTCCacagaggcagtttgagtgctggttcagagtcagagcctaatttagaaccagttctcgctttttcgacagccaaagctcCAGCTCTGAACCAAGAAGTgtgttcttaagtagcaccaaaacattgctggtctagacttaagaaccttGCGTCAGGgatactgttagcacatttgaaaatgtaccttaagtatactaatgctTAATACTTACTTGAccacaatatgatcaattatcaaaTATGATCTGGTCCAATTAATCAGGTTTCCTTTACATTGTGTGGATTGCCTGGtggatgcactatgggaaggATGCATGGCAGTggtctgctgggaaaccttggggCCAAACATTTCAACATTGATTCTTTGACACTACCTACCAACTAAGCATTGTTGCAGTAACCTCTTTGTGCAGGATAACATTCCCAGCCACACTGCAGAAATTGTAAAGGAGCCATTTAAGAAACATGATCAAGTTTAAGGTGTTGTTTTGGCCCCAGATCACAATCCTATGGATCTCCTATAGGATGTGCTGGAGCAACAAGTTCAACTTCCAGTGATGCAGCACACAAGTCTTGTAAGGTCTACGGCTCAATTGATCACAACTGTTCTGGCAGCCAAAGGGGACTAATTATGCAAATGGTTTTAAATGTTATAGCTGATCAGTGCCCAAGTCTGGTCACCaactaatgtcattttaaaactgTAAGCCATTTCACTAGTGAGCCTAGTTGGGTTTGCAAATGAACTAGTTTAAGTTGTCCAACAAAGTGCACTGCTAACTGCCCAGGCTTGGGAACCGAGTTGCGTCAAGAACAATTTCATCATCTTAGttcatctttttaaaaaaagaagtccATCCGATAATATAAAAACCACAAACACCAGGATTTACtttgttaaagtttattttCCATTCCTCCGCGTCAGCCATTTAATCctacacaaaaaaaaggtaGTTTAGTACTTCAAGTGCGCAAAGGAAAATAGAAAGCAGAGCACACATGTCCTGTACTTACAGATGGGCACTCCTGTTTGCCACTGTTGATGTCATCAATGACATCATGGGGTAGGCGGCCATCGATGGTGCAGCCAACAGACTGAGCTGTGCCCAGAATCTCCTTAATGGTTCCTGAGGAGACAGCACAAATTGTTAGCTTAATCTTACCTGTCAGTTTGGAAAGCTTTCCAACAGTCAGTATGAGAAGATTTGGTAAACATTTTCCAGGCCATTTGAGTTACTCAGACTGAGCAGCGCTGCTTCCTAgagctgttttttccccccagccAGCATTAGATTATACCATATCACTCCCACAGACTAGAATAGGGCCAGGAGGCTGGAGGAGAAACCCTACATTATACAAATCAAAATGTATACACACCTGAGAGTTCTCTGGCAATAGAGCGTGGCCTCATGACTCTGGCAATGTTGACGATATCCTCGAAGGGAACACTGCCAGAGTGCTTAACTGTAGGGAAAGTGTCAGTTAGAGCATTTCTTTAACATCCACATCCAATTACTCAACACAAGACCGTATATTGATCAAGTCTTAAACCCGCTGGCAATTTGTTCCAGATCTTTCGGCACAGAGCAACCCATTGGACTGGGCAGCCCTGCTTCCTAGAGCTGGATTTCTCTCAGCCTCCACTGGATTATACCAAGTCACCCTCAGACTAGCATAGTGGCGGGAGGCTGATGTGCACTAGACAGGACCAGGGCTGATTTTAATTAGGCAAGTATGCATGTTACCATTTAAAAAGAGCAACACATCCATGGCAAATGTGTCAGTCAACATTATTGAATATCATAGTAGTATGCTTGTGAAGGGACAATTTGCATTTACACAAGCCTAATGAGGACACAAGAAAAGCATTAATTTGTCTACTGTTTAGGGCTACGTACTGTTCTTGACCTTCTTCCTGTCACGGGGAGGCTCCTTCAAGGCCTTGATGATGAGGGCAGAGGCAGAGGGCACAACCTCAATCTGTAAGGACAAGACAAAATTCTATATACACTGCAAAACTGAACAGCCTCCAGTGTTGGTGCACTTTAAGTTGTTCTGGGTGGCTtagtttttactttactgcaaaaCAAGTTggcttatttattaataaaaaaaaaaccctacactGACAAGATTCACCAccacaaaattaataaattaagagGTATCATGTCTATAGGGCAGATTACTTCAGGATGTATTATTAAAGCTAATGACACTTAGCTAAATTTTAGACTAAATTTTTTAAGTAAACTGATAgcattataaatcatttatatttttaaaacaccAGAAATACAAAAGTTTGATTGTGTCCAATCTGACAACAAATCCATGTCAAAATCATTTTCTTCCACTGTAAATGTTTAGACGCAGATGGCTTActgctgcctgtctgttctGGATCGTCAGCTTGACCGTGATCCTCAGACCTTTCCAGTCACCGGTAGCCTTGGCAATGTCATCACCCACTTTCTTGGGAGACTGGAAGAATAAGCACCATAAGCATTATAACATTACTGATCAGTTGTTAAGGGTATACTATTAAAGAATACTATAATTACAGGCAGGTTACATTTGTTCCAGGCCTTTCGGCACAGAGTTACTCATCAGGCTAAGCAGCCCTGCTTCCTAGAGCTGGGTTTCTTTCAGCCTCCACTGGATTATACCAAGTCACACACAGACTAGCATAGTGGCGGGAGGCTTCTCAACACATGAAACAGAATGGATGTTCTTGCCCTTGAATATAAAAGTATGCAAGCGTGTCACTTACCAGACCCAGAGGGCCGATTTTGGGGGCCAGAGAGGAAGTGGCTCCGACCTCTCCACCTGTGCATCTCATGTacactgagggggaaaaaagggacaCGGGTAACTTAGCACATGTCTGGTGTAGAATTATATACACTGAAAAAATCCTGTATCTAGTATGTTCCAGGCCTTTCGGCACAGAGTTACCCATTAGACTGGGCAGACCTGCTTCCTAGAGCTGGGTTTCTCTCAGCCTCCACTGGATTATACCAAGTCATGTACAGACAAGCATAGTGGCGGGAGGCTGATCAATTAAACATATGAACagaatcaaaataaaatcaccTGCAGCATGATGTTAAATTGCAATTATACtctaacagaacaaacaaaagccTTTCTGTTGTAAATAACTCCAAAGGCTCACTATACCCACTTCCATATGTCAGTGggtcaccagcttcctgacagacaggaaacaggtgagactgggaggcaTCACATACAGCATTcagacaatcagcactggcgctcctcagggatgtcctctccccacttctattctccctctaataactgcacttcaagtgaccaaactgactagtttgcagatgatactacgctcatcaGTTTCATGCAAGACGGCGAGGAGTCTGCATACTGGCAGGAGGTGGAGcagctggtgctatggtgcagtcagaaccgtctagagctaaacaccctcaaaactgtggagatgatcgTGGACCTTAGGAAAGACCTCAACACTACttcccctcacaatatccaacagcctggtgtcatctgtggaggcatTCAAGTTTTTGGGCACCATAATTTCCCAAGACCTGGAATgagagtgcaacataaactctcAAAAAGGCCCAgtagaggatgtactttctacatcaattaaggaagtatggcctgccacaggagctgttgatgctattctacactgcagtcattgagtctgtcctgtgcacatttatcaccatctggtttgacACAGCAACAGGAAAGACAGACTgcaacacactaaacacagcataaaaaaatggtgcccccctgcccactccccaggacttgtacaacAAGAACCAGAAagcgggcaggaaaaatcaccacagTCCCTTCACACAActtctttcagctcctcccttctggaatgcactttttttccccaggcaatcaccctgattaacacaAAACCATAATTTTATTCCCCGCTTCATATCGACAAGTATTATCAATATTACAAGTATTATCCTGCATTATCAGGAGTATCCTTCATCACATCTGTATACATCACACACGACTGCTGCTAtacattgtacaaaaagcataatattgcacaatagttatttgcactcccacactatGGACATAACTAActgttcatattctatattcatattcaaacagttggaaccaaattccttgtgcgcgtcacacttggccaataaacctgattctgataaaaaaaaacgctcGTTTAATGGTCATACAAAATGACACTATTCCACGATCTTCGCTTAATTTGGAAAATTCAGCTTTAAGATAAGCGCTCATTGTCAAGTCAAGTGTAAACATGACTTCCTTCTTCCACGAGGAAAGTAGAGCGCCATGACAGCTGTTTCCAGGGGGAGCGTTAAAAATGCGACACTCACGCCTCATATAGATGAGAGAATTACTTTAAAACGCCTGGATGTTTAGACACGTGTTCATATCGGATAACGGATCCAAATACACAGGGATCCTCGGTCTCAATGCCACACGGATACAAATTAGGCCACGTggattaaaatcattaaaaagtcATTAAATTAATTCTTAATATAAACAATCCAGCTCATACTAGAAAACGGAGAATAAGCTATGGAAACTAGCTATATAAGCTAGTTCCCTGACCTCCTGCATATTAACACAGCGCCAACCACGTGCTCTGCCATCAACTCCAGATCATAATGCTCAGATAGACACTAATCATAACCGAGTGAGAAAAATAAACGCTATTTATTCGGCGTTTACTAGCTAGGTAGTAAcgagccaaaaaaaaatttaaaaaaatgaagtcgTTAGCTAGCCCGACTTGCTAGCCCCGGTTAGCTAGCTGCCAACTTGTaactaaaccaaacaaaaaaaaaaaaactgatgcaATTCCTATAATCACTTATTTAAACTATCACACACAGCTTAAGGTAGTATCTATCTGCACAATTAGTCAAAAACAAATAGCACGTGGGGCCTCATCACAGACCCGAGGCCtgtaaaaaaggaaacaaaacatcCGGGATCTTCACTTTAACGttacctcattttttttttctttttaaacgtACCAACTTTAATCTCGGTGGGATCGAATTTAGGAGGCATGATGTCGCTGAGCTCAGTTCGGCTTGTACTGGTGAGGGTGTCGGATGAACCCGGATTCGGGACGACCGATTACTGTTGCACCTTCACCTCCTACAGTGAAAAAGGAAAAGGGCTGGAAGGCTCTTGGCGCGGCTTAATATAGTGCCACGAAATCTCGCGAGATCACGAGAATTTCCGTCTCAAAAACCTGCGAGATTCTAAAGTATCGCGAGATTGTGAGTAGAATTATTATGGTATCAAGTGTGATGTCAAGTAACgctttttgttctgttttgttcgCGTTTTTCCCGTAACATCTACGACGTTTCATTGACGGTCTGAAAAGATAAATAACCTTAGTGTCTGTTTATATGAGGGAGATTTTTAACCGTataatttccttttatttcaaGCAATAGCTAGAAAGCGGCCTGTTTACCTGTAAATAAGGTGGGTTACAGAATACAGGAGTCTAGATCTTCTCCACCTCTAATGTACAGGTTTATTACTGGATTGTTAGACACTGATTTAGACTTAACATCCTGTCAGAAGGGACCTGTCATTTTACTGCACCTTATTGAAACCCTGCAGCTCTAACAGAAACACAGATTCGTATGGAATAAGCGACTAAAAACAGAAAGGAATTGAAGTTTAAGTTTGTGGCTTCAGGATGCCTTTGTTttacaagaagaagaagccaaGTGAGGAGTCCAAGAAACGCCTGGAGTATCAGTTGTGTCTGGTCAGTATGTGAAGGTGTCTGGTTTCAGCTGAAATTTGGCATTGTGTTAGATTTTATATcttatatttgatatttatgtaattctatGTCTGTTCCTGTGTCAGTCTAAAGAAGCAGGTGCAGATGATATCCTGGATATTTCAAACTGTGAGCTTTCAGAGGTGAGAAGCGATCAGAAAGCTGTCAATCTGCACTTGAATAGTCTTTATTTATCAAGACAGATATATTTATTAAGCTGTCATAtcttatcatttattttgttttgctgctCAGTAAAGCtcaacaaatttaaatattgagCTATTCAAATATTCTCTTCAATACTACTATGTGCCAGGAGTCCATGTTATCACTATTTGACATTTACACcaaatataataacattatagCGATAAAGTAAAACATACATTTTGTACTTTgtgttctttatatatatatagcttttattgtcatttcaaccatatatagatgttgcagtacacagtgaaatgagacaacgtttctccaggaccatggtgctacataaaacaaagacagagttaatgactgtgcaacctggtgcaaacagtacaggacaagacaaaaaagacagtgcaggacaaaagactacacaaaagacaatcaaacagcaccaaccagtgtaaatactgtatgttcaaacaatattgtgtgtgcagaaatactggaatgaacacagtattatagcagtagttacatgagatattgcaaagtattgtgcaaaacagcaatcgactgaaatgtgagacagcatatgcaaagagcaaaaacagtatgcaaaacagcatgtaaacagtttgatggatatatattggaagattgtgtatatagtgtaggtctgtgcagtccatacaattgatgtgtgtgtgtctcttccccatgatagagggaagagagacagtAATGTAAGCTTAGTGCTACACAAAGTATAATCAGTATAACCAAGTCAATCTACATAAGCAAACACTAGTTGTAGGTGCTTTATAAGTTTACCATGGAGTGATTTGAAGCTAACATTGATTTGAAAGCAAATGGTATAAACAGAATGGTAAAACTCTTTAtcattttcccttttcttttgtGGCCTTTAAAACTAGTGCATGTAagttatacacagttatacattGGGCTCTTTCATCATGGAGTACGGTGCTGAGCTGAATTCTGCTTGGACATGAAGCACAAAAGTCTGCACACCAACCGATGACTTGGCTCAGTTTTGGTTTTTGgagaaatgtgtaaaatgttacAATTGAGACTATGAACTCTCCAGCTAAActatacagtaacacactgctATTGATGGATGAAGCTCCCATATTCTGAGGCTTAGTTCCAATGAACGATATCTGTATTGTTCGTAGGTTCCGTCCAGCGTCTTCTCCATCTGCAAGGTGCTCCAGAAAAAGGTAAGgttttaaaaaatctataaCATTACTTAGGCTGGATTAAGAAATATATGGCATGGCATTTTGACATTTGACAATTatgacatttcttttattacagGTGCTCATCCTCTGTGGAAATGAGCTCAAGACTCTGGTGCCCAAATCCTGTGCCACAAACTCTCTAGCGACTATAAAAGTACGAACATCAGGCAATAGACATAAAATGATTCATCGTTTTGTCTATGTTGCCAGTGTAAATAACCTACTTTGATCATTCTTAAGGTATTGGACCTGCATGACAACAAGCTCACTTCACTCCCAGAAGATATCGGACAGCTTTCATCCCTCCAAGTAACTGCCTTTTTGTTGTATGGTCTTCTACTTGGGTTTTGTGTTTTACCTTTCTTAAATTTATATTGATGGTGATGCCATTTTTTAGGTATTAAACGCAGAAAATAACCAGATCAAGGCACTTCCAGTGTCTATAGGGGATCTCCGGAATCTACAGACGCTTGACGTGAAAGGTGCGGCTTTGCGTTTAGGTCGCTTACagataaaacacatataaagatctgtctgtttctctgaacacacacttaTATTGTGGTGTCActaaaaatactgtttttttctgttttgtataaataatgaaaggaaataaaggatcgacttaaaaaaaataataagaataattctCCAGCTGTTATTTCAGGCTTAGTATTAGAC includes the following:
- the rpl12 gene encoding 60S ribosomal protein L12 isoform X2, translated to MRCTGGEVGATSSLAPKIGPLGLSPKKVGDDIAKATGDWKGLRITVKLTIQNRQAAIEVVPSASALIIKALKEPPRDRKKVKNIKHSGSVPFEDIVNIARVMRPRSIARELSGTIKEILGTAQSVGCTIDGRLPHDVIDDINSGKQECPSD
- the rpl12 gene encoding 60S ribosomal protein L12 isoform X1, which codes for MPPKFDPTEIKVVYMRCTGGEVGATSSLAPKIGPLGLSPKKVGDDIAKATGDWKGLRITVKLTIQNRQAAIEVVPSASALIIKALKEPPRDRKKVKNIKHSGSVPFEDIVNIARVMRPRSIARELSGTIKEILGTAQSVGCTIDGRLPHDVIDDINSGKQECPSD